A single Crateriforma conspicua DNA region contains:
- a CDS encoding Gfo/Idh/MocA family protein, whose translation MKLNLGLIGLGTAWQTRHRPALRVLQDRFDVRAVYGTVPKLAESCAAEFQADPVDGYRAICARSDIDAILVLERSWLGWLPALAACEAGKAVYWASDLRFDPAADREIRERIEHSGVAFMTEFPRRFAPATLRLKELIATRLGQPKMLFCHRRLDQPSPRGDNGHCDNERELVETIDWCRYVVGREPSTVLSADPPTQEGGGGRPGSGYRSLTLNFGPDGDLPPVIAQMSSGNYIPSQWQEALTFRRPADMHVCCERGIAFLDLPSSLVWFDDAGRHVESLDAECPVGEQLLVQFHRGVTSLVRSISDLQDAFRANEILVAAGQSSRTGQRIDIATD comes from the coding sequence ATGAAATTGAACCTTGGATTGATCGGGCTGGGGACCGCTTGGCAAACACGCCATCGTCCCGCATTACGCGTGCTGCAGGACCGTTTCGACGTCCGTGCGGTCTACGGTACGGTGCCCAAGCTTGCCGAAAGCTGTGCGGCGGAATTTCAGGCCGATCCGGTCGATGGCTATCGTGCGATTTGCGCTCGGTCCGATATCGATGCGATTTTGGTTTTGGAACGATCCTGGCTGGGCTGGTTGCCCGCTCTGGCCGCATGCGAAGCCGGCAAAGCGGTTTATTGGGCCAGTGATCTAAGATTCGATCCGGCGGCCGACCGTGAAATCCGCGAGCGGATCGAGCATTCCGGCGTCGCCTTCATGACGGAATTTCCGCGTCGATTTGCACCCGCGACCTTGCGGTTAAAGGAGCTGATCGCGACGCGATTGGGCCAGCCGAAAATGCTGTTTTGCCACCGTCGTTTGGACCAACCGTCGCCCCGTGGCGACAACGGTCACTGCGATAACGAGCGTGAGTTGGTCGAGACGATCGATTGGTGCCGCTATGTGGTCGGACGCGAACCGTCGACGGTTTTGTCGGCCGATCCACCGACCCAAGAAGGTGGTGGTGGAAGACCGGGATCTGGCTATCGCAGTTTGACGCTTAACTTCGGACCCGACGGTGATCTCCCGCCTGTGATCGCACAAATGAGCAGCGGAAACTACATCCCATCGCAGTGGCAAGAAGCGTTGACCTTCCGCCGGCCCGCCGACATGCACGTTTGTTGCGAAAGAGGTATCGCGTTTTTGGATCTGCCCAGCTCTTTAGTCTGGTTCGATGATGCCGGCCGGCACGTCGAATCCCTGGACGCCGAATGCCCCGTGGGCGAGCAGTTGCTGGTCCAGTTTCACCGCGGGGTCACCAGTCTGGTCCGCAGCATCAGTGATTTGCAGGACGCATTCCGAGCCAACGAGATCTTGGTCGCCGCCGGACAGAGCAGCCGCACCGGTCAACGAATCGACATCGCCACCGACTGA
- a CDS encoding thioredoxin family protein, translated as MFLLLFAAAVTTASHVETLPSDYNLAYKQSVAEHKPLMVMVGAPWCPACNVMKDTTLKSIEQSGELSQVSFAVVDRDAQPELAEQLLKGEKMIPRLIVFTKIDGAWKREELKGYQPTQPVRSLIRRAVSRVHHN; from the coding sequence ATGTTTTTGCTGCTATTTGCCGCAGCCGTCACGACAGCCAGCCACGTTGAAACGCTGCCCAGCGATTACAACCTGGCGTACAAGCAATCTGTCGCTGAACACAAACCCCTGATGGTCATGGTCGGCGCCCCCTGGTGCCCGGCATGCAACGTCATGAAGGACACCACGCTGAAGAGTATCGAACAGTCCGGCGAACTGTCTCAAGTCAGCTTTGCCGTTGTCGATCGCGACGCTCAGCCTGAATTGGCCGAACAGTTGCTGAAGGGTGAAAAGATGATCCCGCGATTGATCGTCTTCACCAAGATCGATGGCGCGTGGAAGCGAGAAGAGCTGAAGGGTTACCAGCCCACGCAGCCGGTCCGATCATTGATCCGCCGTGCCGTTTCGCGCGTGCATCACAACTGA
- a CDS encoding UDP-N-acetylmuramate dehydrogenase — protein sequence MEAEAKGMNFPDELSHLVRTDEPLGPLVWLGIGGPARFFAEPLDWDQFAQLYSFAVAEGMAVRVLGSGSNVLVREAGFDGLVLSMAAAPTSELRIDGNRLVAGAGAKLSNAVIKSVGAGLAGLEHLIGIPGTVGGGVIGNASAGGRDLGSAVAEISVLDSTGTRRSISQEDAGFGHRKTSLVGQIVCEVTFQLEPSDITALNKRMQKLWISRNSQRPSQHSRIAMPFVDPDGISADELIQNVGLAGIREGDVSLDSRQPNYLIAHEGATSEQCVRLIDRIREQVHLQTGVDLQLNLQIW from the coding sequence ATGGAAGCCGAAGCGAAGGGCATGAACTTTCCAGACGAATTGTCCCATTTGGTCCGCACTGATGAACCGCTCGGCCCTCTGGTTTGGCTGGGAATCGGCGGCCCCGCTCGTTTCTTTGCCGAGCCCTTGGACTGGGACCAATTTGCCCAGCTCTACTCGTTTGCCGTCGCCGAGGGGATGGCCGTGCGAGTTTTGGGTAGCGGCAGCAATGTCTTGGTGCGTGAAGCCGGATTTGACGGGCTGGTCTTGTCGATGGCCGCAGCCCCGACCAGTGAATTGAGGATTGATGGCAACCGTTTGGTCGCCGGGGCGGGCGCAAAATTGTCCAACGCCGTGATCAAATCCGTCGGCGCCGGCTTGGCAGGGCTGGAGCATCTTATCGGGATCCCGGGAACGGTGGGCGGCGGCGTGATCGGCAACGCTTCGGCCGGCGGACGCGATCTTGGATCGGCAGTGGCGGAGATTTCCGTGCTCGACAGCACCGGTACACGGCGATCAATCAGCCAAGAAGATGCCGGATTTGGTCACCGAAAAACGTCGTTGGTCGGCCAAATTGTCTGCGAAGTCACCTTTCAGTTGGAACCCAGCGACATCACCGCGCTGAACAAGCGGATGCAAAAGCTGTGGATCAGCCGTAATTCACAGCGGCCCAGTCAGCATAGCCGAATCGCCATGCCCTTTGTCGATCCCGACGGGATATCGGCGGATGAATTGATTCAGAATGTTGGACTGGCGGGCATCCGCGAGGGCGACGTGTCGCTGGACAGTCGCCAACCGAATTATTTGATCGCCCACGAAGGGGCGACCAGCGAACAGTGCGTGCGGTTGATCGATCGCATCCGCGAACAAGTCCATCTGCAAACCGGGGTCGACTTGCAGCTGAATCTACAGATTTGGTAG
- a CDS encoding cell division protein FtsQ/DivIB — MAKDSPPQDSPRPIRRLLTRLIKAPAVLAILWPALLLCVGYWAWHQWGAEHLARRYFGVREEQITVSEPPESIRSKVADLVTDVYEDTAMDQLSLLDAGASSKIASAFAIHPWVRQVISVRKLPGGAVDVRLAYRRPAAMIYSAGENGFFAVDGDAVLLPDKHFSPSDTERYCHIFVPQFKPSRNQLIPGQAFGDPRIRAAAKLADYLNIAKSVSDAGDVQVRAIQVVGDPRQNPEPQLEVLQGTRQQLAAHYRGDSNALQRVFWGSAPGSEMPGEVAASIKLQRLIAGVAPGANLSMATQPH, encoded by the coding sequence TTGGCGAAGGATTCGCCCCCACAGGATTCGCCACGGCCTATTCGCCGTCTGCTGACCCGGCTGATCAAAGCTCCCGCGGTCCTGGCTATCCTTTGGCCTGCACTCTTGCTGTGTGTGGGCTACTGGGCCTGGCATCAATGGGGCGCCGAACACTTGGCACGCCGGTATTTCGGTGTCCGCGAAGAACAGATCACCGTATCCGAACCGCCGGAATCAATCCGCAGCAAAGTTGCTGATTTGGTCACGGATGTCTACGAAGACACCGCGATGGACCAATTGTCTTTGTTGGACGCCGGTGCGTCATCAAAAATTGCCTCGGCGTTTGCAATCCATCCGTGGGTTCGCCAAGTCATCAGCGTGCGAAAATTGCCCGGTGGCGCGGTCGACGTCCGCCTGGCGTATCGTCGCCCCGCCGCAATGATTTACTCGGCCGGCGAAAACGGGTTTTTTGCCGTCGACGGTGACGCGGTGTTGTTGCCCGACAAACATTTCAGCCCCAGCGATACCGAGCGGTACTGCCATATTTTCGTCCCACAGTTCAAACCGTCGCGGAATCAATTGATTCCCGGTCAAGCGTTTGGGGATCCTCGGATCCGAGCTGCGGCGAAACTGGCCGATTACTTGAACATTGCCAAGTCCGTCTCGGATGCCGGCGATGTTCAAGTCCGGGCGATCCAAGTGGTCGGTGATCCCAGGCAAAATCCTGAACCGCAGCTGGAGGTGCTACAGGGCACCCGTCAGCAGTTGGCCGCCCATTACCGCGGCGACAGCAATGCGTTACAGCGTGTGTTCTGGGGCAGCGCACCGGGCTCGGAGATGCCCGGTGAAGTCGCCGCCTCGATCAAGCTACAACGCCTGATCGCCGGCGTCGCCCCCGGCGCCAATCTCAGCATGGCCACTCAACCTCACTAA
- a CDS encoding SufS family cysteine desulfurase: MNTDVMTSPLNVDAIRADFPILARKAASGADLIYLDNAASTQRPDQVIEAVNLFYREGYANVHRGIHTLSEEATAEYEAARQTVAEFLGAGTSREIIFTAGCTAAINTVAHSWGVTNLGAGDVVLLPISEHHANIVPWQQVAARTGCRLQWLPVGDDYLIDSQVVADALETYQPKLFAFAAASNTLGTEYPVKRWTELGHQYGATVLVDAAQAAPHHTVNVRDWDADFVVFSGHKACGPTGIGVLYGKEKLLDAMPPFLGGGGMIHLVTRDGFQPARLPEKFEAGTPPIAQAVGLAAAIRYLQSIGLDRIHHHEQQLCQIADKGLRQIDGLTVIGPAPQHKSGIVSFVVDGIHAHDLSQSLDLDGIAVRAGHHCTMPLHESLGLAQTCRASFYLYNSADEASRLIDAVKTTRDRFLNRTSRRRRV, from the coding sequence ATGAACACAGACGTCATGACATCCCCGCTGAACGTCGACGCGATTCGCGCGGACTTTCCGATCTTGGCGCGCAAAGCCGCTAGCGGCGCGGACCTGATCTACTTGGATAACGCCGCCAGCACCCAGCGTCCCGATCAGGTGATCGAAGCGGTCAATTTGTTTTATCGCGAAGGCTATGCGAATGTGCATCGTGGCATTCATACGCTCAGCGAAGAAGCGACCGCCGAATACGAAGCGGCGCGTCAAACGGTGGCCGAATTCCTCGGGGCCGGCACCAGCCGCGAAATCATCTTCACCGCCGGATGTACCGCGGCGATCAATACGGTCGCCCATAGCTGGGGTGTGACCAACCTTGGCGCGGGCGACGTGGTCTTGCTGCCGATCAGCGAGCATCATGCGAACATCGTCCCTTGGCAACAAGTGGCGGCGCGTACCGGATGTCGTTTGCAATGGCTGCCCGTCGGTGATGACTACCTGATTGACTCGCAAGTGGTCGCCGATGCGTTAGAAACCTATCAGCCCAAGTTGTTCGCGTTCGCCGCGGCCAGCAACACACTGGGAACCGAATATCCGGTCAAACGCTGGACCGAACTTGGGCACCAGTATGGTGCCACGGTTTTGGTCGATGCCGCACAGGCCGCTCCCCATCACACTGTCAACGTTCGTGATTGGGATGCCGACTTTGTCGTCTTCAGTGGGCACAAGGCGTGCGGCCCCACAGGCATTGGCGTGCTGTACGGCAAAGAAAAGTTGTTGGATGCGATGCCACCGTTTCTGGGCGGCGGCGGAATGATTCACTTGGTGACCCGCGACGGTTTCCAACCCGCCCGGCTTCCGGAGAAATTTGAAGCCGGAACGCCGCCGATAGCGCAAGCTGTCGGCCTGGCCGCCGCGATTCGTTATCTTCAATCGATCGGACTCGATCGCATCCATCATCACGAACAACAGTTGTGCCAGATTGCCGATAAAGGGTTACGTCAGATCGATGGTCTGACTGTGATCGGACCTGCACCGCAACACAAAAGTGGGATTGTCAGCTTTGTTGTTGACGGCATCCACGCCCATGACTTGTCGCAGTCCCTGGACTTGGACGGCATTGCGGTTCGTGCCGGTCACCACTGCACGATGCCGCTGCATGAATCGCTGGGGTTGGCTCAAACCTGTCGCGCCAGTTTTTATCTTTACAATTCTGCCGACGAAGCTTCGCGTCTGATCGACGCGGTCAAAACCACCCGCGACCGCTTCCTGAACCGCACCTCTCGCCGCCGCCGCGTTTAA
- a CDS encoding iron-sulfur cluster assembly scaffold protein, producing the protein MCQPAADPPDSPVQQGDSLSHDDPVAQVGGDDRVRDHYEDPFGLGGVDQPTHAAEIANPFCGDYVRIELRLEDGEIDEVGFHADGGVVCQAAASMLCQHVDGQTIDVVRRMTASDMVDLYGESLTPGQQKCALLPWRCLDRAIDRPLDDESDDSVVQFGGPSLGEES; encoded by the coding sequence ATGTGCCAGCCCGCTGCCGACCCGCCCGATAGCCCTGTTCAGCAAGGCGACTCCCTTTCGCACGATGACCCCGTTGCCCAAGTCGGTGGTGATGACCGAGTGCGTGATCACTACGAGGATCCGTTCGGGCTTGGCGGCGTCGATCAGCCCACGCACGCCGCGGAAATCGCTAACCCGTTTTGTGGCGATTATGTTCGAATCGAACTACGTCTGGAAGACGGCGAGATCGACGAAGTCGGATTTCATGCCGATGGAGGAGTCGTATGTCAGGCCGCCGCATCGATGCTGTGCCAACATGTCGACGGTCAAACGATCGATGTGGTCCGCAGAATGACCGCATCGGACATGGTCGATCTGTATGGCGAAAGTTTGACGCCGGGACAGCAGAAGTGCGCTTTGCTGCCCTGGCGGTGTCTGGATCGTGCCATTGATCGCCCACTGGATGATGAATCCGACGACTCCGTGGTTCAGTTCGGTGGCCCAAGTTTGGGTGAAGAAAGCTGA
- a CDS encoding DUF3352 domain-containing protein produces the protein MFPRSRRCRLDRFCRLLMPLLVVSAVLPWHRSAVAADAESSLPGAPMLLPQDTLAYIRIADVQDIREGFGRTSMGRMMQDPQMKPFVSDVYGVLDESFQEISAVIGVELGELLNIPQGQVALALVPQLMPEPDPDQEVRDEDDDESEEAIKRRLAQKRRQQNGFAFVLIVDAKDNIDTINRLLEKFETQLAKDRLIRRDATIDGTKLVRWLPPRVGRPPVEYFVRDGAMAIGVGQDTAGSVLKRWVKEDTSPSFANNNDFTSVLSRSVGAEDTMPQLTFFVDPYHIVERIIKANGGAAALAWPLIEQLGISKIRGIGGSTFQGGEFFDDISHLHIVIDTPRDGFFGVLRPSTGDTVPPAWVPADATSYMTVHWDFPQTLENLGKILDKFNGEGSVDRFMEEPLQKRTGISLQNEILPLSTGRMVSVRWLEPPMRINSQINCFAFEVNDRDQATEVFDRLVKRFPNAMKPVVIAGTMTYDLNRNRNQKLPEGLRRPEPTLFQLGNWIVFCDSQAFIQRMVQTNAGVLPGLDGEPEYGLVSGELGGKLDGEQPFMISYVRGSDYFRQMFELTKNPSTRQFLRRVGEDNVLARKFVDLLERDELPEFSQFEKYFGAGGMFAYDESGGIHIGTFTLKPLE, from the coding sequence ATGTTTCCGCGATCTCGCCGCTGCCGTCTTGATCGGTTCTGTCGATTGTTGATGCCGCTTTTGGTCGTCTCCGCGGTGCTGCCTTGGCATCGATCTGCCGTGGCGGCCGATGCCGAGTCATCGCTGCCGGGCGCGCCAATGCTGCTGCCGCAGGACACGTTGGCGTACATCCGCATCGCCGACGTGCAAGACATCCGCGAAGGATTCGGACGCACCTCCATGGGTCGCATGATGCAGGACCCACAGATGAAACCCTTTGTGTCGGACGTGTATGGCGTGCTGGACGAATCGTTCCAGGAAATTTCCGCGGTGATCGGCGTCGAATTGGGAGAGTTGTTGAACATCCCGCAGGGCCAAGTCGCATTGGCCCTGGTGCCGCAACTGATGCCCGAACCGGATCCCGATCAAGAGGTTCGCGATGAAGATGACGATGAATCGGAAGAAGCCATCAAGCGTCGTCTTGCCCAAAAACGCCGCCAGCAAAACGGCTTCGCTTTCGTTTTAATTGTCGATGCCAAGGACAACATTGATACCATCAATCGGTTGTTGGAAAAGTTCGAAACTCAGTTGGCCAAGGATCGGCTGATCCGACGCGATGCCACCATCGACGGGACGAAGTTAGTGCGTTGGTTGCCGCCACGCGTCGGCCGTCCTCCGGTGGAATACTTTGTGCGCGACGGTGCGATGGCAATCGGTGTCGGCCAGGATACCGCCGGAAGCGTGCTGAAGCGTTGGGTCAAAGAAGATACCAGTCCTTCGTTTGCCAACAACAACGACTTCACTTCCGTGCTCAGCCGTAGCGTCGGTGCCGAAGACACGATGCCCCAGCTGACGTTCTTCGTGGATCCCTACCACATTGTCGAACGCATCATCAAAGCCAACGGCGGTGCAGCCGCGCTGGCTTGGCCGCTGATCGAACAATTGGGCATCTCAAAGATTCGCGGCATCGGCGGCAGCACTTTTCAAGGCGGCGAGTTCTTTGACGATATTTCGCACTTGCACATCGTCATCGATACACCCCGTGATGGGTTTTTTGGTGTTTTGCGTCCGTCCACTGGTGACACCGTTCCCCCGGCTTGGGTGCCGGCCGATGCGACCAGCTACATGACGGTTCACTGGGACTTTCCTCAGACCCTGGAAAACTTGGGCAAGATCCTGGACAAGTTCAACGGTGAAGGCAGCGTCGACCGTTTCATGGAAGAACCGTTGCAGAAACGTACCGGCATCAGTTTGCAGAACGAAATCTTGCCGCTGTCGACCGGGCGGATGGTCAGCGTTCGTTGGTTGGAACCGCCGATGCGAATCAACAGCCAAATCAACTGTTTCGCATTCGAAGTCAACGATCGTGATCAGGCGACCGAAGTCTTTGATCGTTTGGTGAAGCGTTTTCCCAACGCCATGAAGCCGGTCGTGATCGCCGGCACGATGACCTATGACTTGAATCGAAATCGCAACCAGAAATTGCCGGAGGGACTTCGGCGTCCCGAACCAACGCTGTTCCAATTGGGCAACTGGATCGTTTTTTGCGACAGCCAAGCATTCATCCAGCGGATGGTGCAAACCAACGCCGGTGTGCTGCCCGGTTTGGACGGTGAACCGGAATATGGGTTGGTGTCCGGTGAATTGGGCGGCAAGCTGGACGGCGAACAACCGTTTATGATCAGCTATGTTCGTGGCTCGGACTATTTTCGCCAGATGTTTGAACTGACCAAGAATCCCAGCACGCGACAGTTTCTTCGCCGCGTCGGCGAAGACAACGTCTTGGCACGGAAGTTTGTCGACCTGTTGGAACGTGATGAGCTGCCCGAATTCTCTCAGTTCGAAAAATACTTCGGCGCCGGCGGTATGTTCGCCTACGACGAATCTGGCGGGATCCATATCGGCACCTTCACGCTGAAACCGCTGGAATAG
- a CDS encoding BON domain-containing protein, translated as MLHRIRFIATFLAASAAMSCGIASAQTAPTSGAATDSAASQVSGGLTNSSLNQAIDATIERSGGIGESTSEGIGSTRNSSTTTTTGRTGGGGATGGFGGLGGGGLGSLFGSAFGFGGNAGGSNQPSIRTRVRSAVQVPPRPATQVRSSAVKTFSRLNRRGYGGVNVQVTGQTATLQGTVASEKDRRMSELLMRLEPGIYDVQNNLQVAP; from the coding sequence ATGCTTCACCGAATTCGCTTCATTGCCACTTTTCTTGCCGCCAGTGCCGCGATGTCCTGCGGAATCGCGTCGGCACAAACCGCCCCGACCAGCGGCGCGGCGACCGACAGTGCGGCATCGCAAGTGTCGGGTGGTTTGACCAATTCGTCGCTGAACCAAGCGATCGACGCGACGATCGAACGCTCCGGCGGCATCGGCGAATCGACCAGCGAAGGCATCGGATCGACACGCAATTCATCCACGACCACCACCACGGGCCGGACCGGCGGCGGTGGGGCGACCGGCGGATTCGGCGGCCTGGGCGGCGGAGGCTTGGGATCGCTGTTCGGCAGCGCTTTTGGATTCGGCGGCAACGCGGGGGGAAGCAATCAACCCAGCATTCGCACCCGCGTCCGCAGCGCCGTGCAAGTGCCCCCGCGTCCGGCCACGCAGGTTCGAAGTTCTGCCGTGAAGACTTTCAGCCGCTTGAACCGTCGCGGCTACGGCGGTGTGAATGTTCAGGTCACCGGGCAAACCGCAACGCTTCAGGGGACGGTCGCCAGCGAAAAAGATCGACGAATGAGCGAGCTGTTGATGCGACTGGAACCCGGCATCTACGACGTCCAGAACAATTTGCAGGTCGCCCCGTGA
- the tpx gene encoding thiol peroxidase, giving the protein MSRSGVITFKGNPMTLEGDELTVGGPAPDFTLHFAGNGLETLTLADLKGKPTIISVVPSLDTPTCAIQTKRFNQELAAMGDSINAVTVSRDLPFAQKRFCGAEDIEMKTASDYQTHDFGRDYGLTIAELKLLARAVVLLDADGKVVYTQIVPEVAEEPDYDAALAELKKLV; this is encoded by the coding sequence ATGAGCCGCAGTGGAGTGATCACTTTCAAGGGCAATCCGATGACCTTGGAAGGTGACGAGTTGACCGTCGGCGGCCCGGCGCCGGATTTCACGTTGCATTTCGCAGGCAACGGGTTGGAAACGCTGACCTTGGCCGATTTGAAGGGCAAGCCGACGATCATCAGCGTCGTTCCCAGCCTGGATACGCCCACGTGTGCGATCCAGACCAAACGGTTTAATCAAGAACTGGCGGCGATGGGCGATTCCATCAACGCTGTGACAGTAAGCCGCGATTTGCCGTTCGCACAGAAGCGATTTTGCGGTGCCGAAGATATCGAAATGAAAACGGCCAGCGATTACCAGACCCACGATTTCGGTCGCGATTACGGTTTGACCATCGCCGAACTGAAACTGTTGGCGCGTGCGGTCGTCTTGCTGGATGCCGATGGCAAGGTCGTTTACACCCAAATCGTTCCGGAAGTCGCCGAAGAACCGGACTACGATGCGGCACTTGCCGAGCTGAAAAAGCTGGTCTGA
- a CDS encoding HAD family hydrolase translates to MKICGVALDMDGLLFDTEKLYWAVGDEILIRRGHRFSQPLQDRMMGRVGVAAMQQMIDFHSLDDDPVDLLAESEQLYAVQLDKGPDPMPGLQQWIDTLKRSGLPFGLATSSRRKFVDRILPTVSWAGDLHFILSGDDVTRGKPDPQIYQMAADQMGIDPTTMLVLEDSGNGTAAAVASGAVTVSVPSCHTKNQDFAGAHLVADSLVDPRLLALVDPDFRG, encoded by the coding sequence ATGAAAATTTGTGGCGTAGCTTTGGACATGGACGGCCTGTTGTTCGATACCGAAAAGCTCTACTGGGCCGTCGGTGATGAAATCTTGATTCGACGGGGGCATCGGTTCAGCCAGCCATTGCAAGATCGCATGATGGGACGTGTCGGCGTGGCCGCGATGCAGCAAATGATCGATTTTCATTCGCTGGACGATGATCCCGTGGATCTGTTGGCCGAAAGCGAGCAGCTGTATGCGGTTCAACTTGACAAGGGGCCGGATCCAATGCCGGGGCTGCAGCAATGGATCGACACCCTGAAGCGAAGCGGGCTGCCGTTTGGCCTGGCCACCAGCAGCCGCCGCAAATTCGTCGATCGGATTTTGCCGACGGTTTCATGGGCGGGGGATTTGCACTTCATCTTGTCCGGTGACGATGTCACCCGCGGCAAACCCGACCCGCAGATTTATCAAATGGCGGCCGATCAAATGGGGATCGATCCCACGACCATGTTGGTGCTGGAAGACAGCGGAAATGGCACCGCCGCGGCGGTGGCCAGTGGCGCCGTCACGGTTTCTGTCCCCAGTTGTCACACAAAAAACCAAGACTTCGCGGGGGCTCATTTGGTCGCCGATTCCTTGGTGGATCCCCGGCTGTTGGCCTTGGTGGATCCAGATTTTCGCGGCTAA
- a CDS encoding TerC family protein translates to MPEFLQELLSLHGIFTLGMLVLLQVVLGFDNLLYISIESKRVEPSEQSKVRKLGIGLAIVFRIVLLFVVVNLIEMLKDPFLSITDNNILTMALSGHALIVLFGGGFILWTAIKEIYHLLAVEEIDHDTKRSAQTSVAKAITMIVLMNLVFSFDSILSALALTDDMLIMALAIITSGCLMILLADRVAEFLKKNRMYEVLGLFILFIVGVMLVSEGGELAALHLFGHEVHAMAKSTFYFVLAVLIIVDVVQSRYQRRLLAQKQAETAKAAA, encoded by the coding sequence ATGCCCGAATTCCTTCAGGAACTGCTTTCACTGCACGGGATTTTCACACTAGGAATGCTGGTGCTGCTGCAAGTCGTGTTGGGATTCGACAACCTGCTGTACATCTCAATCGAAAGCAAACGAGTCGAACCGTCGGAGCAATCCAAGGTTCGCAAATTGGGAATCGGACTGGCGATCGTGTTTCGCATCGTCTTGCTGTTCGTGGTCGTGAATTTGATCGAAATGCTAAAGGATCCCTTTCTGTCGATCACAGACAACAACATTTTGACCATGGCATTGTCCGGCCATGCGTTGATCGTTCTGTTCGGCGGCGGCTTCATTCTTTGGACCGCGATCAAAGAGATCTATCACTTGTTGGCGGTCGAAGAAATCGATCACGACACGAAGCGAAGTGCACAAACAAGCGTCGCCAAAGCCATCACGATGATCGTGTTGATGAACTTGGTGTTTTCGTTCGATTCCATTCTCAGTGCACTCGCACTGACCGACGACATGCTGATCATGGCACTGGCAATCATCACCAGCGGATGCCTGATGATTTTGCTGGCCGATCGAGTGGCCGAGTTTTTGAAGAAGAACCGGATGTACGAAGTCTTGGGACTGTTCATCCTGTTCATTGTCGGTGTGATGCTGGTCAGCGAAGGGGGTGAACTTGCCGCGTTGCATCTGTTCGGTCACGAAGTCCATGCGATGGCCAAGAGCACGTTCTACTTCGTCTTGGCCGTCCTGATCATCGTGGACGTGGTGCAGAGCCGTTATCAAAGGCGTTTACTGGCACAAAAGCAGGCGGAAACGGCCAAGGCAGCGGCCTAG